The following DNA comes from Hemibagrus wyckioides isolate EC202008001 linkage group LG05, SWU_Hwy_1.0, whole genome shotgun sequence.
TTCGTGTTTTTGCTTCTCACCCtcatgatgttaatgatgaaaagggaaaaaaccCAGCGATGTTGTGGCTGGGCGAAGAGAAGAGTATTTAAATTTTGTCCTCCTTTCTATTCTTTTGAGGATTTCTGAGTGTTTAATAGGTAGCTAACCAAACTCTAATGCGTTACTTTTTCTTGCCAGTGAAGCAAAGAAATAATCTGCAGTGCATCAGTGACGTCAAGATGATTTAGGGCTCAAAGAaggaatgagaaaaaaaattcttctttttttctgtttcagagTTTTACAGGAGGAATGTCACAGCTTAACAATCAGAGTGACAGCAGTAGAGGTGTAAGGGATGAAGATGTGACTCCAATTCAGGAAGAAGAGCAGGAGAATAAGATTTACATGCCAAATAAATGTGATGCCTCACTCCTTTCTGAAgaagactcactcactcaggtAACCTGTAGTTTACGGAGTAAAAAGTCAGTTCACGCTAAAGAATAGATAAGCTTAAACATATTTGCATTTGGACTTTCCATCAAGTCATTTCCTTCATTCTACATTCTGTTCATAATTCTCAGTGAAAATTATCATTGAGATTATCCACCTAAAGCAGTTAATTAGTCAGGCACAATGCCACAGCTATCTATCAGTTAATTATAAATTCATAacattgtgtctctctctctctctctctctttctctctctgtgtgtgtgtgtgtgtgtgtgtgtgtgcagagtgctgaaaaaacaacacaaacacacgttcTTCTTCTAGAGTACCAGAGTCCTCAGCCAACCCAGAACAGACCATCTGTGCTCTGCTCTACCTCTCTGCTACCTCTGGGTCTGTACTGCAACATCCAGTGTTTTTAACTACACATTCCACCTCAGTATGCTCTGTACAtcaaagaattattattatttttaaaaatgctttgaTAATACATGAGCAACAAATTATAGTACCTTATTACATTAATCTTTACCTCTATTCTGTAAACATGGGTCTGGAAATGCATATATTACTCATCATGCATTTCCCGATCATATTCCTTCACTAGAACGCAACAGTATTTCTCAGATCTCACCTAAAAAGTGTGAGTCAGCAGTTAAAAGTGCCAGAAAGGAGCGTGAGTCCATGTCTATTCAAGAACAGATTGATCAGCACAAAAACCCCAGCACTCATATGAACAGGTAAGACTCAAACAGAAAACATTAAACTCATTTGAAATCCCAAACCTTGCACTGagctttgttttaattttaacacCTCTGGAGCTGACTTCTCTTGAAATCACATGCatatgcatgcgtgtgtgtgtgtgtgtgtgtgtatatacacatatatatttatgtatctaTTGCAATGGAACAGAGCCaagaaaataacaataaaacacatgcCCTGAAAAGTTTCAGCTGCATATGTCAGTGCATTAATTTACATTTCCCCATCACAGCTTAATCCAGTCAAATGTCATAAACTCTCTGTTTGTCAACGGCCGTTGTCGCTGGCCTGATTGTGATGAAGCCTTCAGAGAATATCCTGTTTTCCTGAAGTGAGTCTTCGTCCGTTTTTGCAGCATTTAAACCAAATATGCCAAATGTATATCTGCAATTCCTCTTTTGCTGTTTTatgttttgtaaataatatCATATTCCTCAAATTGTTTAGACACCTGAACAACAGACACAGCTGGGGAGAAAAAACAATTGCACAGTGGAGGGTGCAGGAAGAAAGGGTTCGCCAGATGGAGAGTCAGGTAGATGAATACGTAGTAGCATTCAAACAAATAAGATGTTCACATTATTTTTCAGCGCATGCGTATTTCAATGAAAAGCAAGTTAATACTTTATCtaagaacaataaaataaaacctacaGGACAGCTACATATATGACAACTAACAAACCCATACAAGCATTTATAAAGCCTTATTCTAACAGACTCAAGCAGATGTATTATTCACTGTGAAAATTCACTACAGCTTCTTACTTTTTACTGATCCATTCTGTTATGTCATGTTGACTCAAAAAAGTAAAATTGGCTCTACTGATCATGCCTTGTTCAGCCAAAACTACTTTCGATCTATTTGACTGGCAGAGAAAAGAGCTATATATTGAACAGATGTAATTAAAATGGAGGCAACTTTAAACTGCTTATTCAGTTAATGGATATAATTATATTGTGCTCAAAAGGCCCATGTAATCAGATATTAAAGAGCATTTAAGAAATGCTTAGAGCAACCTATTTCATTTCTAATGAAAAGGCATATTTTTGCAATGTTGTTTAGATAGAGAAACAAGACCAAATATTACTAGTCAAATGTTAACAGGCTAGTGGGCACATAGAGGCTAGTTTTATCTAAATGGCTTTATAAATCAGTtatatgaaacatttctatgtTTATATGTTTCTTTTTTAGGAACAggtaataaattcattttaggTAGTCAGCGCTACGATTTATTGACAGTTGTGTGACAAGAATATTCAACCTGAATTCATTGCATGGCCAGGATTCTTGAGGCTATGCTATTAAAACAAATGTATACAATGCTCTATCATCATAACAGACTAATCATTGTTCAGAGAAATCAGGATGTCATTTACACCAGTTCCActtaataaaggaaaaaaatgtcagagCAAAATTGTAACAAActgatatttttacattttgatgAATTATTTTATAGTTGTATTTCATACGGTGTTGgaataaacatttgtttttttaagcagcTCTGAACACCACCCTTGGTTATGTACACTACTCTTGCCTGTCGTCATGATATTTTGTATATGCTAGATTTATAAACGGTGATGCTAATGATTATTTCACTGGTCATGAGGAGGATTATGTGAACTCCATGTGTATGTGAAATGGATAGAGAACTGTTGAAGTTTCTCTTTGCTCCAAATTCATCTGATAGGCTTTGTCCAATTTCGCCAAGCGATTCTATgcttatttattgaattattctTTTAATACCATTATGATGCCTGGTACTTTTTTTGGAAACTGCCCAGGATATTGATTCTGATCCAGTGCAATACTGAAACAGATTTTCTGTAAATTGTGTTTAAGCTTGTTCAGGAAAGACAGAAGCTCCAGGCCATGCAGCTCCATCTAAGACTGACTGAAAACCCAGTAAGtaaatcacttcatcactcactcccctTTGGAAACTATTTAGAAATTTTATAACtagggaaaaaaatcagaattaATAATGCATCAGGAAGAATTTACCATAATGTTTTACTAGGAATAATAAATCTATTTCATAGCCTCCTTCTAGTTTTGCCATTCGAATAGTTGGTGTTGTTGCACTACGTTTTTGCTTTCTGAAGCGCgcgggtgtgtgttgtgtgccgCTCTGTCAGAGAGCAGCTCTAGGCTGGTGGAGTCCGCTGGCACTGCCTGCACCCCCGTCTGAGGAGCCAGATGGAAGTGTAGAGTGGGCCATCGATGCCACAGGGCGCCATGAATACTGGCCCACAGCCACCTCCCACCTACTGACAGGTAAAGCCtattcacacactgattttcCCAGGGCTGTCAGATTCAATAATATACACATGTGCTTACATGCTAGACCATTTTTTGCGTTCAGTGTTTCAAGAAAATATTGCTAGAATTACTCATTTCCAGCCAAAACCCAACCTGTGTTATGTAAAAAATTTTTCTTCTACATTCTAGATTTCGTCAACAGTATGGAATGCTACAAATATGTCAATATCAGACCTCCATATACTTATGCTTTTCTTATTAGATGTGTAAGTACCCAAGTTATAGAAATGAAACAttcaattataatatttttacaatatgtgtatatgcatatttacaacatacaaacacatattCTGATATTTTAGGCTAGTTACAATATCTATATTGAGGTTTCTCATCACTATATGcatatctatatttatttatatttatgtcctGTTTTTCCCGTAGTCAATACTGGAGGCACCAGATAAGCAAAGAGCTCTGAATGAAATCTACAGTTGGTTCATTCAAAGATTCTTTTACTTCCGTCACAACACTCCCACATGGAAGGTATAGTATCATGACTGAAAGATTAGCAGCTTCAGCCAACACACCTCAGCGTTGCCGGTTAATATTTCacatgacatttacattttacattttatgtcagatgcccttatccagagtgacctacatttatttcatttatacaagtacgtaattgagggttaagcaccttgctcaggggcccagtagtggcagcttggtggtcctgggattcattCCTCATTGAAACCCCATGTGTAAATATAGGATCTAGTCAAATTATATATTGAATTTTACAGCATAGTAGAAGATGGATCTGCCTGAAAT
Coding sequences within:
- the foxp3b gene encoding forkhead box protein P3 codes for the protein MFKNKILPHFNLFCSTSKRQEENRRCKKGIKTSVLEQSFTGGMSQLNNQSDSSRGVRDEDVTPIQEEEQENKIYMPNKCDASLLSEEDSLTQSAEKTTQTHVLLLEYQSPQPTQNRPSVLCSTSLLPLERNSISQISPKKCESAVKSARKERESMSIQEQIDQHKNPSTHMNSLIQSNVINSLFVNGRCRWPDCDEAFREYPVFLKHLNNRHSWGEKTIAQWRVQEERVRQMESQLVQERQKLQAMQLHLRLTENPRAALGWWSPLALPAPPSEEPDGSVEWAIDATGRHEYWPTATSHLLTDFVNSMECYKYVNIRPPYTYAFLIRCSILEAPDKQRALNEIYSWFIQRFFYFRHNTPTWKNAVRHNLSLHKCFVRVDGGKGAVWTVDEKEFQKRKGQRFNRDSLKWMAHFSHPPKVP